TGGCGGAACGTCTCGCAGCCCTGACCGACTCGGACTTCGTGCGCCAGCCGGCACGTGCCGAACGTCAGAAGGCACAGCGGGAGGCGTTGAACCTGCCATTGCTGCCGACCACCACCATCGGATCCTTCCCGCAAACCAAGGAAGTGCGCGCCGAACGCGCCAGACTGCGCAAGGGCGAAATCACCAAGACTGAATACGACGAATACATGAAGGCGCAGATCGACGCCTGCATCAAGCATCAGGAGCAGATCGGCCTTGACGTGCTCGTGCACGGCGAATTCGAGCGTAACGATATGGTCGAATACTTCGGCCAGAACCTCAACGGTTTCCTGTTCACCAAGAACGCTTGGGTGCAGTCCTACGGCACCCGTTGTGTGAAGCCTCCGATCGTATGGGGCGACGTGTCCCGCGCCAACCCGATCACCGTGGAATGGAGCGCCTACGCACAGTCCCGTACCAGCCATGTGATGAAGGGCATGCTCACCGGCCCGGTCACTATTCTCAACTGGTCCTGGCCACGCGAGGACATCACCCACGAGCAGCAGACCCAGCAGCTGGCCCTCGCCATCCGCGACGAAGTGCTCGACCTCGAAGCCGCAGGCATCAAGGTCATCCAGATCGACGAGGCCGCCCTGCGTGAAAAGCTGCCGCTCAGGAAGACCGACTGGCACAAGAAGTACCTCGACTGGGCCATTCCGGCATTCCGACTGGTGCACTCCGCGGTCAAGCCGACCACGCAGATCCACACCCACATGTGCTACTCGGAGTTCAACGACATCATCACCGACATCGACGCCATGGACGCCGACGTGATCTCCTTCGAAGCCTCCCGCGGCGATCTCGTGGTGCTCGACGCCATTCACGACGCCAACTTCGAAACCGAAGCTGGCCCGGGCGTCTACGATATCCACTCGCCGCGCATCCCGTCCGAAGCCGAAATCGAGGAACGCATCTACGAAATCCTCAAGAAGATGGACGTCGAAAAGGTGTGGATCAACCCCGACTGCGGTTTGAAGACCCGCGGCAACGCCGAAACCTGGCCAAGCCTCGAAAACCTCGTGGCCGCAGCCCAGGCTGTGCGTGCCAAGCTGACCAAATAAGGCGAAACGTTAGGAACAAGACGACAGCCATGCATTCGCCAATGTTCTCGCTCGAGGTGTTCCCTCCGAAGCGAACCTCCCCTGTAGGCACCATCTACGACACGTTGGATGGCCTGCAGGGGTTGGACCCCGATTTCATTTCCGTCACCTACGGCACCGGCAAATCATCCGACCGTACATTGACCGCGCGCATCGCCCACACGGTAAGCGAATACGGCATCCCCAGCGTGGCCCATCTGACCGCGCAGTATCTGAACAAGGATGACGTCGACCAGGCACTCGACATGTTCGAACAGGCCAAGGTCTCCGGCGTGCTCGCCTTGCGTGGCGACCGCATCGACGGTGCCGAACCGGCAGGAGTATTCGAACATGCCAGCGATCTGGCCGTATACATCCGCCAGCAACGTCCGGACATGAAAATCTACGGCGCCTGCTACCCGGAAAAGCACCCACAGTCGGCAACGCTGGAAGAGGACATCGACAATCTCAAAAAGAAAGTCGATGCCGGCGTGACGCATCTGATCTCACAACTGTTCTACGACAACGAGGACTTCCTGAGATTCCTCGACAAAGCGAGGGCTGCGGGAATCGACGTGCCGATCGAAGCGGGCATCATGCCGGTCATGAACGCGAAATCGGTGCTGAACATGTCGAACAAATGCCAGTCGAAAGTTCCTGAAAAACTCGGCATCATGCTCGATAAATGGGGAGGTGACAAGGCTCTGCTCAAAGAAGCGGGCATCGCCTACGCATCCGAGCAGATCTGCGAACTGGTGGCGCGGGGCGTCGACGGCGTGCACCTGTACACGATGAACCATCCATGTGTCAGCCGACGCATTTGGTCCAACGTCAAACCATTCTTCGTCTGATTTCAGGCGATGCAACAAACATCAAGGGTGGTTGCGGGTATTTCGCAACCGCCCTTGGTTTTATCAGCGGTTACTATAGAAACCATGACTTCCATGCAACACAAGTTCGGGGCGCTTGATCTGATTCGAGCAGGGCTGCAAGATCTCGACAGGGCTCGCACGTTGTTCGACGAGCTGCACAATGACGGCATCGATGACGACAGGATGCGGCTGCTACTAGCCACGCTGGAAAAAGCGTGCGATCCCGACATCGCACTCAGCAACCTGGTGGACATCATCAAAGTGATGCAAAGTCAAGGCAAGGATTTCACCAACATCATCGCCGATGAAAACTCTTTCGTGCGACTGATCACCGTGCTCGGCGTATCCGATGAAATGGGCAAGCTCATGCGATTCCGCCCGGAACTTGTGGAGGCCGCAGCCAACGATGCCTGCGAAAGCCACCTTTACAATCACGAACAGCGCAGAGCGCATGTGCTCAAATCGGTAGGAGCCGATCCCAATGACCACACCATGCCGACCGCAAGCCTGCCACTTGCCGAAGCTGCGACGGCGCTACGTAAAACCTATCGCAAACAACTCGCCGCAATCATGGCGCAAGACGCCACGGCGAACGATCCCATCGAAATCCAACCGCGCATCAGCACCGAACTTTCCGACCTTGCGGACGCGGCGCTTGAAGGCGCGCTCGCCATCGCACGCCATGAAGTGGACGGCAGCGAACATGTGCGTTTCGCCATCATCGGCATGGGCAAACTGGGCGCACAGGAGCTCAACTATGTATCCGACGTGGACCTGATCTACGTGGTGGAACCCGCCGACATGGACACCAACGGCATGGCACTCAGCCGAATCGGCACCAAAATGGCCACCACGCTGCAACGTGTATGCCAATCCGTCATCATGGGCGTCGCAGAACCGACACTCTGGCAGATCGACGGTGGACTACGCCCCGAAGGCAAGGACGGTCCGCTGGTACGCAGACTCGAATCCCACGAAGCCTATTACGAGCAATGGGCGGAAAACTGGGAATTCCAGGCCCTGCTCAAAGCCCGCCCGGTAGCCGGCGACACCGACCTCGGACAAGCGTATATGGATATGACCCGACCGTTCGTTTGGACAGCTTCCAAGCGAGACAACTTCGTCTATGACTGCCAGCAGATGCGCAAACGTGTCGAAGACCTTATTCCCAACCCGCTGAAAGACCGCGAAATCAAACTCGGCAGGGGAGGCTTGCGCGACGTCGAATTCACCGTGCAGATGCTCCAACTCGTGCACGGCCGCTCCGACGAAGCATTGCGTACCAGCTCCACACTCGAATCCCTGCAGGCCTTGGCCGAAGGCGGGTACGTCTCACGCAAACAAGCCAAGAAACTTTCATGGGACTACCGATTCGAACGTGTGATGGAACACCGCCAGCAAATGTGGGCGCTCAAACGCACCCACCTGTTCCCAGACCTCGGCAAAGCCAACGCTGGCGGTCTTGAACGCAAACGAGACATCACCATCGACGAGCTGAACCAAAATCCCGAACTACGTCGACTCGCGCGCGCATTTCACATGCATCCCGAAGAACTCGTCAACAAATACGATGAGACACGTCGTGAGGTGCGTCACCTGCACATGGACATCTATTACCGGCCCATGCTGCCCATCAACGCGGGACTCGACGACGAACAGGTGGAACTCTCCACGAAAGCCACGCAGGAACGATTCGAATCCATCGGATTCGCCGATGCCGACGCGGCCATGCGGCACGTCACCGCGCTCACCGCAGGCATCTCCCGTGCGGCAAAAATCAACCGCATCCTGCTCCCCGCAGTACTGCAATGGCTCGGCGAAGGGCAGAATCCCGACATGGGACTGCTTAACTGGCGCAAACTTGAAGAAAACTTCGGCTCCGAAAGCGGATACCTCGGATTCCTACGCGATTCACCATCCGCGGCACAACGCCTATGCCACGTACTATCCAACTCACGATTCCTCGGCGACGCACTCAACAAATCCGTCGAATCAGTCACATGGCTCGGCAACGACGACTCTTTGCAACCACGTTCGCGAGAAAGCCTCGACATTCAAACCAAGGCGACGCTTGAACGCAATGCCGGCAACATCAACGATTTCGCCAACTCCATCCGAGCCATGCGCAGACACGAAATCGAACGCATCGGTCTCGCTTGGATGAGTGGCGTGATCGACGATGAAGCATCGCTCGCCGGCATGACCGACGTATACGACGCGGCCATCGAAGCATCGCTGCAGTGGGCCATCCAGCATCGCATCAACGACATACAGATCGACGAAGCTCCGGCGGCGATCGCCATCATCGGCATGGGACGGTACGGCGGTAGGGAAGTGAACTTCAGCTCTGATGCTGACGTGATCATCATCTACAGGCCGGCCGAAGGTGCCGATGACGACCAAGCCAACCTTTTCGCACGAAAAGTGCAGGAAGACCTACGTGCGATCCTGCAAGGTCCAACCACATTCGAACCAAAAATCGAACTTGACATGGATCTTAGGCCTGAAGGCAAAAACGGACCGCTCGTACGTTCCTACGCATCCTGCGAGGAATACTATCGATCCTGGGCAAGCACATGGGAGCATCAGGCGCTATTACGCGCACGATATGCGGCAGGCGACGCGTCTCTTGCCGAGGATTTCCTCATGAACATCGCCGACCCGTTGCGTTATCCGAAAATCGATCTTACGGAAACGCAGATCGCCGAAATCCGCAAACTCAAGGCACGTATGGAAGCTGAACGTCTGCCGCGCGGAGTACGTAGGGATCGCCATCTGAAGCTCGGCAAGGGCGGACTGTCTGACGTTGAGTGGACGATCCAGTTGCTGCAATTGCAGCATGCGGGAGACAATGCCAACTTGCGTGTCAACGGTACGTTGCAGGCATTGAACGAGTTGGAACATCGCAAGCTGATTTCCGCTGGCGATGCTGTGGTGTTGCGTAAGGCATGGCGTATGTGCACGGCCGCGCGCAACGGCAGTTATCTGTGGAGCGGACGCGTCAATCAGGCTGATATTTTGCCGGACGATTCATATTCGCTGGGAGGCATCGCCGTGTATCTCGGTTACGATGCGAATCGCGGCCAACATTTCGAAAACGACCTGCTCGCCGTGATACGCAAAGCCCGTGACGTAACGGAACGCCTGTTCTACGGTCGTTCGTGAGTCGTGCCATTTGAACGGCTAGGAGCATGGTGTGGCCGTCGGACCGAAGTTATACGGCTCTGACGGTTATGCTGATTCAGGGTTTCGTGCATGGAAGGATGGAGGTTGCGCCACGAATACTTGTGAACACGCGGTGAACTGGCAGGGTCTGCATTTCAGGCTATAGTTGGCTAGGTCACTTCGAGTGGCCACCTTCAACCACAAGTTGCATGAAAGGTGAGCCGTTGTCTTCAGTACTCGAACAGGCGGTTGAAACGCCGATGGTCGGGAAAAGCGTCATCACATTGGATGATCTTTCCATTCGCCAGATTCAAGAATTACTCCACAAGGCGCAGTACATTGATTCTCATCGTAAAGAAGTGGCGCACACCTGCGACGGCAGGGTGCTCGCCACTTTATTTTATGAGCCCAGCACCCGTACGCGTCTGAGCTTTGAAACCGCCATGCTCCGACTCGGCGGCAAGGTGATCGGCTTCGCCGGCGCCCAGCTCGCTTCCGTGACCAAGGGCGAAACCATTTCGGACACCCTGAAAACCGTGTCCAACTACGTGGACGTGGTGGCGATCCGCCACCCGAAGGAAGGCGCCGCGCTCGTGGCGTCCCGTGCAGCCTCCGTGCCGGTCATCAACGCCGGCGATGGTGGACATATGCACCCCACGCAGACTCTGGCCGATCTTGCGACGATGCAGTCGCGCTTCGGTCGCGTGAACAATCTGACTGTCGGACTGTGCGGCGATCTGACTTTCGGGCGCACCGTGCATTCCCTGATCGAAACCCTGTGCCGTTTCGGCAACGTGAACTTCGTGCTGATCAGCCCGGATGAGCTCAAGACCCCGCAGTATGTGCTCGACCGCATCAACGCCACCGACTCCTGCTCCTACACGGAAGTCAAGGATCTCGTTTCCGTGATCGGCGATCTCGACGTGCTGTACATGACCCGAGTGCAGAAGGAACGCTTCTTCAACGAAGACGACTATCTGCGACTGCGCGACACCTACATTCTCGACGAAGCCAAGATGGCTTACGCCAAGAAAGACATGGCCGTGCTGCACCCGCTGCCGCGAGTCAACGAAATCGCCGTCGAAGTGGATGACGACCCACGCGCTGCCTACTTCGAACAGGTCAAGAACGGCATGCTTATGCGCATGGCATTGGAAAGCTCGGTGGTCGGAGACGAACTGCCGGGATATGAACCGCTTGAATCCAAGGAGGTTGCAGCCTGATGGAGGTCACCAGCATTCAGAACGGCATCATCATCGACCATGTGCCTGCTGGCACCGCGCTCAAGGTGCTCGAATACCTGAAAATTGATCCGGCTAAGACCAAGCTCGCGCTGATCATGAACACCGACAGCCACATGTTCGGCACCAAAGACATCATCAAAATCGAAAGCGAAGAGGAAGCCGAAACCATCGACCTTGACG
This window of the Bifidobacterium pseudocatenulatum DSM 20438 = JCM 1200 = LMG 10505 genome carries:
- the metF gene encoding methylenetetrahydrofolate reductase [NAD(P)H]; its protein translation is MHSPMFSLEVFPPKRTSPVGTIYDTLDGLQGLDPDFISVTYGTGKSSDRTLTARIAHTVSEYGIPSVAHLTAQYLNKDDVDQALDMFEQAKVSGVLALRGDRIDGAEPAGVFEHASDLAVYIRQQRPDMKIYGACYPEKHPQSATLEEDIDNLKKKVDAGVTHLISQLFYDNEDFLRFLDKARAAGIDVPIEAGIMPVMNAKSVLNMSNKCQSKVPEKLGIMLDKWGGDKALLKEAGIAYASEQICELVARGVDGVHLYTMNHPCVSRRIWSNVKPFFV
- the pyrB gene encoding aspartate carbamoyltransferase, which translates into the protein MKGEPLSSVLEQAVETPMVGKSVITLDDLSIRQIQELLHKAQYIDSHRKEVAHTCDGRVLATLFYEPSTRTRLSFETAMLRLGGKVIGFAGAQLASVTKGETISDTLKTVSNYVDVVAIRHPKEGAALVASRAASVPVINAGDGGHMHPTQTLADLATMQSRFGRVNNLTVGLCGDLTFGRTVHSLIETLCRFGNVNFVLISPDELKTPQYVLDRINATDSCSYTEVKDLVSVIGDLDVLYMTRVQKERFFNEDDYLRLRDTYILDEAKMAYAKKDMAVLHPLPRVNEIAVEVDDDPRAAYFEQVKNGMLMRMALESSVVGDELPGYEPLESKEVAA
- a CDS encoding bifunctional [glutamine synthetase] adenylyltransferase/[glutamine synthetase]-adenylyl-L-tyrosine phosphorylase, giving the protein MQHKFGALDLIRAGLQDLDRARTLFDELHNDGIDDDRMRLLLATLEKACDPDIALSNLVDIIKVMQSQGKDFTNIIADENSFVRLITVLGVSDEMGKLMRFRPELVEAAANDACESHLYNHEQRRAHVLKSVGADPNDHTMPTASLPLAEAATALRKTYRKQLAAIMAQDATANDPIEIQPRISTELSDLADAALEGALAIARHEVDGSEHVRFAIIGMGKLGAQELNYVSDVDLIYVVEPADMDTNGMALSRIGTKMATTLQRVCQSVIMGVAEPTLWQIDGGLRPEGKDGPLVRRLESHEAYYEQWAENWEFQALLKARPVAGDTDLGQAYMDMTRPFVWTASKRDNFVYDCQQMRKRVEDLIPNPLKDREIKLGRGGLRDVEFTVQMLQLVHGRSDEALRTSSTLESLQALAEGGYVSRKQAKKLSWDYRFERVMEHRQQMWALKRTHLFPDLGKANAGGLERKRDITIDELNQNPELRRLARAFHMHPEELVNKYDETRREVRHLHMDIYYRPMLPINAGLDDEQVELSTKATQERFESIGFADADAAMRHVTALTAGISRAAKINRILLPAVLQWLGEGQNPDMGLLNWRKLEENFGSESGYLGFLRDSPSAAQRLCHVLSNSRFLGDALNKSVESVTWLGNDDSLQPRSRESLDIQTKATLERNAGNINDFANSIRAMRRHEIERIGLAWMSGVIDDEASLAGMTDVYDAAIEASLQWAIQHRINDIQIDEAPAAIAIIGMGRYGGREVNFSSDADVIIIYRPAEGADDDQANLFARKVQEDLRAILQGPTTFEPKIELDMDLRPEGKNGPLVRSYASCEEYYRSWASTWEHQALLRARYAAGDASLAEDFLMNIADPLRYPKIDLTETQIAEIRKLKARMEAERLPRGVRRDRHLKLGKGGLSDVEWTIQLLQLQHAGDNANLRVNGTLQALNELEHRKLISAGDAVVLRKAWRMCTAARNGSYLWSGRVNQADILPDDSYSLGGIAVYLGYDANRGQHFENDLLAVIRKARDVTERLFYGRS